In Alkalihalobacterium alkalinitrilicum, a genomic segment contains:
- a CDS encoding TIGR01212 family radical SAM protein (This family includes YhcC from E. coli K-12, an uncharacterized radical SAM protein.), whose product MEIKQPETVPLRYGDKRYHSWNFHLRQQFGEKVFKVPLDAGFDCPNRDGQVASGGCTFCSERGSGDFAGDRKDDLVTQFHTIKDRMHRKWKSGKYIGYFQAYSNTYAPVNELREMYEVILKQEGVVGLSIATRPDCLPDDVVEYLAELNERTYLWVELGLQTVHERTALLINRAHDYQCYVDGVNKLRKHGIRVCSHIINGLPLETTEMMKQTVEEVTKLDIQGIKIHLLHLMKKTPMVKQYEKGLVQFMDFNEYVNLVVDQLEMLPPHVVIHRLTGDGPADMVIGPMWSLKKWDVLNAIEAELNRRDTWQGKFYRKEVGME is encoded by the coding sequence ATGGAAATAAAACAACCTGAAACTGTTCCATTACGCTATGGAGATAAGCGATATCATTCTTGGAATTTTCATTTAAGACAACAGTTCGGTGAGAAAGTATTTAAAGTTCCCCTTGATGCTGGCTTTGACTGCCCCAACCGTGATGGCCAAGTCGCAAGTGGTGGCTGCACATTTTGTAGTGAGCGCGGATCTGGTGATTTTGCGGGAGACCGGAAAGACGATTTAGTCACACAGTTTCATACGATCAAAGATCGGATGCATCGAAAGTGGAAGAGTGGTAAATATATTGGGTATTTTCAAGCGTATAGTAATACGTACGCACCCGTGAATGAGCTTCGTGAAATGTATGAAGTGATCTTAAAACAAGAAGGGGTTGTCGGGCTTTCAATCGCAACACGTCCTGATTGCTTACCTGATGACGTAGTGGAATACTTAGCTGAATTAAACGAGCGTACGTATCTGTGGGTTGAGCTTGGTTTACAAACCGTACATGAACGAACCGCCCTTCTCATCAATCGCGCTCATGACTATCAATGTTATGTGGATGGGGTAAATAAGCTAAGAAAACACGGAATCCGAGTCTGTTCGCACATAATTAACGGACTCCCATTAGAGACAACTGAAATGATGAAACAAACGGTCGAAGAAGTAACGAAGTTAGACATCCAAGGAATTAAAATCCACCTTCTTCACCTCATGAAGAAAACTCCGATGGTGAAACAGTATGAAAAAGGACTTGTTCAATTTATGGACTTTAATGAATACGTAAACCTTGTTGTGGATCAACTTGAGATGCTTCCTCCTCATGTGGTCATTCATCGTTTAACAGGCGACGGACCAGCAGATATGGTCATCGGTCCCATGTGGAGCTTAAAAAAATGGGATGTGCTCAATGCCATCGAAGCAGAACTTAACCGTCGCGACACATGGCAAGGAAAGTTTTACCGAAAGGAAGTTGGAATGGAATGA
- a CDS encoding class I SAM-dependent methyltransferase translates to MKLDGILPYTRILLEKAINSGDIAIDCTAGNGHDTSFLANRVGENGHVYSFDIQKTAIEKTTKRIREQELLNRVTLFHKSHDQLTKCIPAHHQGMIKGAIFNLGYLPGGDKEIVTTPHSTLSAIEQLIEMLDVGGIIVLVIYHGHDQGKFEKEAVVRYAEQLNQEKTHVLKYEFINQKNNPPFIVAIEKR, encoded by the coding sequence ATGAAACTAGATGGTATTCTTCCTTATACTCGTATTCTATTAGAAAAAGCTATCAACAGCGGGGATATTGCGATTGATTGCACAGCAGGAAACGGACATGATACATCCTTTTTAGCTAATCGAGTGGGTGAAAATGGCCACGTCTACTCTTTTGACATCCAAAAAACAGCCATCGAAAAAACAACCAAGAGAATTCGTGAACAAGAGCTACTCAATCGAGTAACGTTGTTCCATAAAAGTCACGATCAATTAACAAAATGCATCCCTGCACACCATCAAGGAATGATTAAAGGAGCCATTTTTAATTTAGGCTATTTACCTGGTGGCGATAAAGAAATTGTAACAACACCTCATTCAACATTATCCGCAATTGAACAACTTATCGAAATGTTGGACGTAGGAGGTATTATTGTTCTTGTGATCTATCACGGACATGATCAAGGGAAGTTCGAAAAAGAAGCTGTTGTAAGATATGCTGAACAGTTGAATCAAGAGAAAACCCATGTGCTTAAATACGAATTTATTAATCAAAAAAATAATCCCCCTTTTATTGTGGCCATAGAAAAAAGATAA
- a CDS encoding beta-class carbonic anhydrase: protein MTILQTILNYNDTFVKEKKYEEYQTTKFPNKKLVILSCMDTRLTELLPRAMNLKNGDAKIIKNAGAVISHPFGSIMRSIIVALYELQAQEVCIVGHHGCGMAGLKSSSILSKAEDRGVSMEKVETVSFAGVNINDWLNGFSKVEESVMHGVQMVKKHPLLPPNTPVHGLVICPETGKLDIVVNGYESTIHV from the coding sequence ATGACAATATTACAGACAATTCTTAATTACAACGACACGTTTGTAAAAGAAAAAAAGTACGAAGAATATCAGACGACGAAATTCCCAAATAAAAAGTTAGTCATTTTATCTTGTATGGATACTCGCTTGACTGAACTACTTCCTCGTGCGATGAATTTAAAAAACGGTGACGCAAAAATCATTAAAAATGCAGGTGCTGTCATTAGTCACCCGTTTGGTAGTATTATGAGAAGTATCATTGTCGCTTTGTACGAACTGCAAGCTCAAGAAGTGTGTATCGTTGGTCACCACGGCTGTGGAATGGCTGGCCTAAAATCGTCTAGCATTTTATCCAAAGCTGAAGACCGTGGGGTTTCAATGGAAAAAGTAGAAACTGTCTCTTTTGCAGGAGTCAATATCAATGATTGGCTCAACGGTTTTTCGAAAGTAGAAGAAAGTGTCATGCATGGTGTTCAAATGGTAAAAAAGCATCCTCTTTTACCACCTAATACACCCGTACACGGATTAGTTATCTGTCCCGAAACAGGAAAGTTAGATATTGTCGTGAACGGCTATGAATCTACTATACATGTTTAA